ACTTTAACAAAGAAGGTTTCCTCAGTGAAAAGAAATGGCTCACCTACGGTTCACTGAGAGGTAGCTGGGGACAGAACATTGTACCATCCGGCGATATCTTTTCTATCTATGGTACATTCGATCCCCGTGGTACGTACAATGCCAATCAGCGACTGGGTATTAACTATTCACTCCTGCCGAATACAACCTTACAACCCACGGCAACCACGCAATACAACTTTGGTTTTGAAGCGGGGTTCTTTGAGAGCCGGTTAGAAGTGATCTTTGACGCTTATTACAAAACGGTGAAGAACCTGTTAAGAACAAAGAACCTATCTAACATCACCGGCTTTGATCAGATCACCACGAACGAAACTTCACTCATTGACTACGGTTATGAGCTGACCCTGACCTTCCGTCCTCTACCGCGTACCAGCAAGGTACAATGGACCGTGTCTGTGAATGCAGCTCTCAATAAAGACATCCTGACCCATTTACCCAATGGCGCCAGACAACTCATAGAATACGATTATACCAACAGTCAGCATACCTTATTCCGTGTGGGTAGAAATAGTCTCACAAACTACCTGTTCAAAACAGAGGGAGTATATGCCACAGATAATGACGTGCCGGTAGATCCCGCTACAGGACAACGTTACCGCACAGCAGATGGTACGTACTTCAAAGCGGGGGATCCTATTTTTAAAGACGTAGATCATAACTATATACTGGATAATAACGACTATGTAGCTGCGGGCAATTCACAACCGCTCATTACTGGTGGTCTGCAATCTTATGTGAACTATAAGAGCTGGTCACTGAACCTCAGCACATCTTATACACTGATCCGTAAAATTCTCAACAACGCATTTGCAGAAAGAATGCAGTACCTGGGCGATCCTTACAGTGCAAAGGCGGTAGTAGATGTGAGCGATGTGGATTACTGGAAACCGGATCATACAAATGCAAAGTACCCGAACCCATTCGATTATACCCGTTATTCTTCCATAAAGCCGTACAGGTATGATCAGACATTGATAGAGGAGGATGGCTCTTACTGGAAAATAAACACCATCACACTGGCTTATTTACTCAACAGGAAGTTTACCAACCGCTATGGCGTGAATTCAGTGAGGACATATCTCTCCTGCAATAACCTGATCACGTTTTCGCCCTATAGCGGTCCGAACCCGGAAAACGTATCCGCGCTGGGGCGTGATCAGTCCAGTGGTTATCCCGTGCCACGCAGTTACAATTTCGGGGTGAATATAGAATTCTAACACACTAAAATGAGAACGATTATGTATCGCAGGATATATCTCATCGCTTGTTTACTATTGATTACACAGGGAAGCTGTAAGAAGTTCCTGGATGTAAAGGCACTGGACAAACTGTCTGGCAATGCTTTTTTTCAGAGTGCCAGCGATGTAGAAGATAATATGTGGGATATCTATGGCCTCTTCAGAGATGTAGTCGGCTCCTGTCCTTTGTATGCAGTAGCAGGAGAGGTGAGGGGCGGTATGCTGGGGTATTCACCACAGAAGAACGATGGCAATGATCGCAGCTTTGTCGAATATGCCGCAAAAAATGATTTGATTCCATTAATCTATACCCCTTCAGGCAAGGATTTCTGGAACATATTTGACCTGGCAAACCTGTCGGACTGGAAACCGTTTTACAAGGTGATACAAGCCTGTAATATCCTTCAGTACGAAATAGGTCGCCGTAGTATACCGGACCTCTCTAATGAACAGAAACTGGAATACCAGGCAGAAGCCAGCTTTATGCGTTGCCTCACTTACTGGACCATGGTACGCCTGTGGGGCGATGTCGCATACTATACTGATGCGTATCATGAAGCACCGCTACCCAGAGAAAAAATGGTCACCGTAATGAAGAATTGCATTGCTGACCTGAGTGGTGTAATGGATAACCTGCCATGGACATTTACAGACCCTGCCAACCGTGGTGCACGTGCCAGCAAGGGTGCCGCCATTGGTCTTATCATGGAAATGAATATGTGGAATGCAGGGTTTGATAAAGCCAATGCACAACAATACTATAAATCCACGGCCGATCTGGGAAATGACCTGATCCAGAGTGCGGCGTATGAATTGTTGCCCATAGATCAGTCCTTCACCATCTTCAAAGGTCGTAGTAAAGAAAGCCTGTTTGATATCGTGATCAGCAGCAACTATGGGGAAACCTTAACAGAGAAATGGAATGACCTCTCAGAGCTGGTGGTGCACTATCCATATAAGCGCCCGGCAGCCAATCACCAATACAGCTTTTGCTATTTCAGGGCCGAATACCTGCGTCGGTTATATCCCACAGGTGTTCCGGATGCCCGCATAGAAATGTGGTTTGACTCCCAGATGTTTGCCAACGACGGCACCTTCCTGTTC
This Chitinophaga sancti DNA region includes the following protein-coding sequences:
- a CDS encoding RagB/SusD family nutrient uptake outer membrane protein; its protein translation is MRTIMYRRIYLIACLLLITQGSCKKFLDVKALDKLSGNAFFQSASDVEDNMWDIYGLFRDVVGSCPLYAVAGEVRGGMLGYSPQKNDGNDRSFVEYAAKNDLIPLIYTPSGKDFWNIFDLANLSDWKPFYKVIQACNILQYEIGRRSIPDLSNEQKLEYQAEASFMRCLTYWTMVRLWGDVAYYTDAYHEAPLPREKMVTVMKNCIADLSGVMDNLPWTFTDPANRGARASKGAAIGLIMEMNMWNAGFDKANAQQYYKSTADLGNDLIQSAAYELLPIDQSFTIFKGRSKESLFDIVISSNYGETLTEKWNDLSELVVHYPYKRPAANHQYSFCYFRAEYLRRLYPTGVPDARIEMWFDSQMFANDGTFLFLKYNSVYEQGNDDVNVDNNLIVLRYAGAILLRAEALAEMGEDAEAIRMMNLIRDRAKTTLYQGAGGTALKEAIFTERAKELMMEGHYYFDLVRTGRVTNTNWCYYALTQSQVDNGGWTWPVSTASLDNNPYMQLNNYWLR